From the genome of Alosa alosa isolate M-15738 ecotype Scorff River chromosome 20, AALO_Geno_1.1, whole genome shotgun sequence, one region includes:
- the oxr1b gene encoding oxidation resistance protein 1b isoform X6, translated as MFFSRRIKEGPQLTPKYSFGLVVSVAEYYRRIDALNSEDLRSLCKRLQITTKAEVNSKHGPCVKSEPEPEVFRTNLSEPSDLLQTEQIEKLAKNLPPRTIGYPWTLAFGTTKHGMSIKTLYRIMQGLDSPVLLVIKDSDGQVFGALASEPFKVSDGFYGTGETFLFTFCPDFEVFKWTGDNMFFMKGDMDSLAFGGGGGEFGLWLDGDLYRGRSHSCKTFGNPMLSKKEDFVVQDIEIWSFE; from the exons ATGTTTTTCTCCAGAAGAATTAAAGAAGGGCCGCAACTGACACCCAAATACAGCTTTGGCTTG GTAGTGTCGGTGGCTGAGTACTACCGGCGGATTGATGCACTAAACAGCGAGGACCTGCGTTCGCTCTGCAAACGCCTCCAG ATCACCACAAAGGCAGAGGTCAACTCCAAGCATGGTCCATGTGTGAAGAGCGAGCCAGAACCTGAGGTGTTCCGGACCAACCTGAGTGAGCCGAGTGACCTGCTGCAGACTGAACAGATCGAGAAG CTTGCAAAGAACCTGCCCCCTCGAACAATCGGGTATCCCTGGACCTTGGCCTTCGGTACAACCAAACATGGCATGAGCATCAAGACCCTGTACCGCATTATGCAGGGACTAGACTCCCCAGTGCTCCTCGTTATTAAAGACAGTGATGGGCAG GTTTTTGGAGCACTGGCCTCTGAGCCCTTTAAAGTCAGCGATGGTTTCTATGGTACGGGAGAGACATTCCTCTTCACCTTCTGTCCAGACTTCGAG gtgttCAAATGGACTGGAGACAACATGTTTTTTATGAAGGGAGATATGGATTCCTTAGCATTTGGGGGTGGTGG GGGTGAATTTGGGCTGTGGCTTGACGGTGATCTCTATCGTGGCCGGAGTCATTCTTGCAAGACATTCGGCAACCCAATGCTCTCCAAGAAAGAGGACTTTGTCgttcaggacattgaaatctgGTCATTTGAGTAA
- the LOC125285698 gene encoding coiled-coil domain-containing protein 127-like: MNNLNDPDWDRGPEQGAGGNNSKWNYVPFIPLLGFAAIQWVRSKHAQKLEQDLETERKTVAILKAKKDQEQILWQEVEKKLMERQHIYCSLTTPKVYRKPIENDLLDMAVHEPALAQLNMKKDLENIFMNDRSCRLRERRQAHERESDVGLSEDLERKEFSAETQDSRGVSAGYTAHMGNLNDPDIRPGQGTGGDNRKWEYYAYMLVPWAVVAAVDIWIKKTQIQKLKQDLESERKSVIILRAIEKSHQEQTIRDLWQVEQKLIDRQDIFCSHFKSSGQREKIENDLLYMAAHMPALAQLDMEEDLYNIFRNDKVCANIFNKNKRNNGSIMWSRLEHWRKVAPPKHQWAKASLLGTQPTEK; this comes from the exons ATGAACAACTTGAATGACCCAGACTGGGACAGAGGGCCTGAGCAGGGGGCAGGTGGGAATAACAGCAAATGGAATTATGTCCCGTTCATACCCTTGCTGGGCTTTGCTGCTATTC AATGGGTAAGGTCTAAACATGCACAGAAGTTGGAGCAGGATCTAGAGACGGAACGCAAGACCGTTGCAATCTTGAAGGCAAAGAAGGATCAGGAGCAGATCCTTTGGCAGGAGGTGGAGAAGAAGCTGATGGAGAGGCAGCACATCTACTGCAGTTTGACCACGCCCAAGGTGTATAGGAAGCCAATAGAGAACGACCTGCTGGACATGGCGGTTCATGAGCCAGCCCTCGCCCAACTGAACATGAAGAAGGATCTAGAGAATATTTTCATGAATGACCGCAGCTGCAGGTTACGAGAACGAAGACAAGCGCATGAACGGGAGTCTGATGTGGGTCTATCTGAAGATCTGGAAAGAAAAGAGTTCTCTGCAGAAACCCAAGACAGCCGAGGGGTCTCAGCTGGGTACACAGCCCAC ATGGGCAACTTGAACGACCCAGACATAAGGCCCGGCCAGGGGACAGGTGGAGATAACAGAAAATGGGAATATTACGCCTACATGTTGGTGCCCTGGGCGGTTGTCGCTGCTGTTG ACATATGGATTAAAAAGACACAGATACAGAAGCTGAAGCAAGATCTAGAGAGTGAACGCAAGTCCGTCATCATCTTGAGGGCAATCGAGAAGAGTCATCAGGAGCAGACGATCCGGGACCTTTGGCAGGTGGAGCAGAAGTTGATTGATAGGCAAGACATCTTCTGCAGTCACTTTAAGTCAAGTGGGCAGAGGGAGAAGATAGAAAACGACCTGCTGTACATGGCGGCTCACATGCCGGCCCTCGCCCAACTGGACATGGAGGAGGATCTTTATAACATCTTCAGAAATGATAAAGTCTGCgcaaatatttttaacaaaaacaaacgcAATAACGGGAGTATAATGTGGAGCCGTCTCGAGCACTGGAGGAAGGTGGCTCCACCGAAACACCAGTGGGCCAAGGCATCTCTGCTGGGTACACAGCCCACTGAGAAATAA
- the ccdc127b gene encoding coiled-coil domain-containing protein 127b, with amino-acid sequence MNNLNDPDWNIRPDQGAGGGNSKWNYALLVPMLGLAAFRWIWSKESQKEIHEARTKYDKTMKIIQEDLELKYRLSLAENRKETVQLELELERERRRAQGFKQALASQSQQLMEERQGLSRDRQALDLEKGRVQQSGATGALFDEALEKESQREQTAIQALGQVEEKLVERQSAFCSILVPREKRVEMEKDLLVMAAHEPALAQLGMDDSLRDIFKNDRSCAEYLNTDKRRNGSLMWVYLRYWQLQVSLEKHQRAEASLLGTQPTEK; translated from the exons ATGAACAACTTGAACGACCCAGACTGGAACATAAGGCCCGACCAAGGGGCAGGTGGGGGTAACAGCAAATGGAATTATGCCCTCCTCGTGCCCATGCTGGGCCTCGCTGCTTTTC GATGGATCTGGTCCAAAGAGTCCCAGAAGGAGATCCATGAGGCCAGGACCAAGTATGACAAGACCATGAAAATCATCCAAGAGGACCTGGAATTGAAGTACCGGCTGTCACTAGCAGAGAACCGCAAGGAGACAGTACAGTTGGAACTGGAGCTAGAGAGGGAACGCAGGCGGGCCCAGGGATTCAAGCAGGCCTTGGCCTCACAGAGCCAGCAGCTTATGGAGGAGCGCCAGGGTCTGAGCCGTGACCGCCAGGCCCTGGACCTGGAGAAGGGGCGGGTGCAGCAATCTGGCGCCACTGGGGCGCTGTTCGACGAGGCCCTGGAGAAGGAGAGCCAGCGGGAGCAGACGGCGATCCAGGCCCTTGGGCAGGTGGAGGAGAAGCTGGTTGAGAGGCAGAGCGCCTTCTGTAGCATCCTGGTGCCCAGGGAGAAGAGggtggagatggagaaggaCCTGCTGGTGATGGCGGCTCACGAGCCGGCTCTTGCCCAACTGGGCATGGACGACAGTCTCAGGGACatcttcaaaaatgaccgcagcTGTGCAGAATACCTGAACACAGACAAACGCAGGAACGGGAGTCTGATGTGGGTCTATCTGAGGTACTGGCAGCTGCAGGTGTCTCTGGAGAAACACCAGAGGGCCGAGGCATCTCTGCTGGGTACACAGCCCACTGAGAAATAA